The following DNA comes from Rhodanobacter sp. AS-Z3.
CCGCACTGACGGCCATGAATCGCAACCAGAGCAAACTGGCCGAACAGGTGGCGCAGATCCGCAAGCTGACCGGGACGGTGCAGGAAATTGCCCACCAGACCAATCTGGTTGCGCTGAACGCAGCCATCGAGGCTGCCCGCGCCGGCGATGCCGGGCGTGGTTTTGCGGTGGTCGCCGACGAGGTCAAGCAACTTGCCGAGAAGACCGCGCAGACCACCACCGAAATTGAAACCGTTACCGGCTCCATCGGCGACTTCTCGCTGCAGCTGGACGGCGACGTGAATCAGGGCCTGCAACATCTTGAGCGCGCCCAGGCCAAGGTCAGCCAGTCGGGCAGCTTGCTGGACGAAGGCAGCGCCACCTTGCAGGCTGCCGGCGAACGCATTCACGGATTGCAGCAAGGGCACGACGCCCAGCATGCACGCGCCACTACCACCCAAACCGCGCTCGGCGCGTTGCAGCGCCGCAGCAGCGAGGCCCGGCGTCAGGCCGAGTCGCTGCATCGCGCAGCACTGCTCGCCCATCGACTGGGGCTGGACTGGATGGAAGGCGCCAGTGGCAACGACGCCGCCAGCCTCAGCCTCACCGTGCGCGAGTCCGCGCTCAACCTGCGTCAGGGGATGGAACTGGCCTTGGTAGACCCGGCGGCGCTGGATCGGCGCTGGTTCGACACCAGTGCACTCATGCGCAGTGTGGATCGGCTGGTGCTGCTGCGTCGCGGTGCGGCAGCGGCTCCCGCATTGAAGGATGCCGGCACCCAGTTGGGCGAGCAGAGCAGTCGTTTCGTTACCCTGCTGGGAGAAGGCCAGTTGGCCCAGGCCGGTGAACTGGTGCAGAAAATTGAAGCCGGCCGAGACGCGTTGTTGACCCATCTTGGCGCGCTGCTGGCTGACGCATGATCAAGCAGCTTTCCAGCGCGTTCGCGGGACTGGCCTTGCTCGCCTTGACGAGCCTGCCTGTCGTGGCGTCCGCGATGGATGGCAACAGCACACCATTATTGACCGAGATACGCGCCACCGCTGAACAGGCCGTACGCGAGCATTACGCCGCCCCGGCCGGTCGGATCGAAGTCACGACCGAACCG
Coding sequences within:
- a CDS encoding methyl-accepting chemotaxis protein; amino-acid sequence: MSLIWNQHIAALVEAAAQGNDAEVAVLRRKYPRAAQALAPLLARVASRPPAAVATQTMEQQGLVLGAVQQLAREQAAMEKAAADSRSGVDRLTEGSAGISTVLQQVGADLDKAGQAGAAGTGGIKELDGQLRLMRTALTAMNRNQSKLAEQVAQIRKLTGTVQEIAHQTNLVALNAAIEAARAGDAGRGFAVVADEVKQLAEKTAQTTTEIETVTGSIGDFSLQLDGDVNQGLQHLERAQAKVSQSGSLLDEGSATLQAAGERIHGLQQGHDAQHARATTTQTALGALQRRSSEARRQAESLHRAALLAHRLGLDWMEGASGNDAASLSLTVRESALNLRQGMELALVDPAALDRRWFDTSALMRSVDRLVLLRRGAAAAPALKDAGTQLGEQSSRFVTLLGEGQLAQAGELVQKIEAGRDALLTHLGALLADA